The Mesoplasma tabanidae sequence TTCTAGCAATAACTAATCTTTGTTTTTGACCACCAGATAACATAAATCCTCTTTCACCAAGAATTGTGTCATAACCATCTGGTCAACTCATAATTAAGTCATGAAGTTCAGCTTTTTTACAAGCTGCAACCACTTGTTTATCTGTTGCCTCAAATCTTCCATATCTTACATTGTCATAAACATTACCTAAGAAAATAGCAGGCTCTTGCTCAACATATCCTACTTTGTCTAAATAAGATGATAGAACAACATCTTTTAAGTCAATATTTTCGTTAATTAAAACTTGTCCAATAGTTGGATCATAAAATCTTAATAATAATTTTGAAATTGTTGATTTACCTGCACCTGTTGTTCCTACAAATGCATATGATTTACCTTGTTCAAAAGTGAAATCAAATTTTGGTAATATAAGTTCTGTTGGTTTTTCAGGATAAGCAAATGCAACATCTCTAAAGTAAATATTTCCTTGGATTTTGTCAATAACTACACCTTCTTTATCTTCAAAGTGATTATTGAATCTTGGTTCTTGCTCTAAAATTTCACCGATTCTTTTTGAAGCTACATTTGATTGAGTTAAACCAACTAAAACTCTTAAGAAAGACATTAAAGGACCAATCATTAAAGCTGAAGCTGAAATCATACCTGGTAAAACTGCAGCTACATCATTTGCATCATAAATTAAAACTGTTGCAATAATCATAATTGTTTCAATTGCATTAATAATTAAGAAAATTAATGACAAGATCATTGCTTGGTAGTAGTTCATGTGTGTTGATTGTTCAAAATAAGGAACGTGTTTTTCAATAAATCTGTTTTCTTCATATTTTTCAGTTCCTGAAGCTTTAATTAATTTAACATTACTAATTCTATCAGTAACATCACCATTAACTTCTGTAACAATTTTTCTTGTTTTGTATGCAATTGGTTTCATTGGAATAAATAAAACTGCAAAAATTATAAACATAACAAGAAACACAGAAAATAAAACAATTGTTAGTGGACCTGATATTGTTGACATAACAATAATTGAGGCAATTGTTGTTAAAATACCGTTTAAAAAAGTAATTGGAATAATTCCAGTTTGTTCTCCAATAATTTGAGTATCAGAAACAACTTTTGTTAAAATTTCTCCAATTTTTTTATCAGAATAATATGACATATCCATCGAAACTAATTTTTTGTTTAAATCATTTCTCAAATCAACTTCTATTTTTTTACCTAACATACCAGCTGTTCATTGAGAAACAAAAGTTGCTAATGCCATAAAAAGAATAATAGCTATTTCAATACCAAGTAAAGTATTAAAATTTAAACCTCATCACTTTGGTAACACTTCTCCTGTTTTTTCAACTAAAACAGCTGCACTCATTTGCTCAATAATTTTAGGAGTCATTGCTGACGCAATAGATAAAATAATTACTGAAATTAACATAAGTGTTGTCCATAATTTATTTTTTTTCATATATCTAATTAATAATCCAATATATGAAGATTTTTTCTTTTTAGATTTATTTGCTTCTAATTCTGTGTTTAAATCAGATTTTTTCAATCATCTTGAAACTCTAACTTGTGGTGTTGAAGATTCATTTAGCTTTTCATTATCAAGCATTTGTTGTTCTTCTCTGTCCATAAAATCCCCTCTTTTCTAATAAAATGCCTTTGCATATTTTAAATATTTTACCACCAAAAGGCAAAATAAAAAACACCTAATGTGTTTTTAAATTTGATTTAAAATATCTGCTGCACTTTCCAATAATTTTGCACCATTTTTTAGCAAATTATTACTTGAAGATTTAAATTTTTTTAAATTTTGTGGAATTGCAAAGCACGGTTTATTTTCATTGACAACAGCGTTAAATAAAGGTTCTATTTCACTAAAATTTGAATGTTCTAAAAATACAACAGCTTTTGATAAACCATTAATAATTCTAATGTTCATTTCATTTTTATTGTTAATTGACTTGTATTTAAAACTGTTTGATTCTTCATATTCGCTTATCACTAGAAAATCTGCATAATCAACGTTTTTATTTTTATTTCAAAATTCACTTTCTATAAACTTTTGAAGTGGTTTTTTTGTAATTATAATTAATTTTCCTTGTTCTGCTATTATAAAATCAATTAATTGCTTATCAAACTTGCTCTCATCTGAAATTAAAATTGTTCTATTTTCTTTAATTAAATCAGCAATGATTTTTTTTATTGCCATTATGTTATATTCATCAATATTCTCTGAACTGCTAATAAATATTGTTTGAAAGTAATTTTGTAATAATGAAATATTACCTAAATAATAAATTATAAATGCAGGTTTCATTATTTGCTTAAGGTTATTTGGATAAAGTGGATTGATAATTGAAATGAAATTATTAGGTATTGAATTAGGAACTTGAATTAAGTTCTGAGTTTCTATTTTTTCTTTTCTATCTAATGCATCATAAATTTGCTCTCAATCACCATGATACTTTAGTGAGAAATATAATAATACATTGTCCATTATTAATTTAAATACATTATTCTATTTGCAATAATTTCATTAAACACGTTGGCACTCTCTTTATTAATTGATGAATGTATTCTTGCTTCAATACCAACAACAGCTTGGTCATGCAATGCAAATTCATCATTAATAGCCGAAGATCAAGCTTTAACATTAATTAAGTCATCTTCATTTTTTCCTGTTTTAGATTTATAAGAATTGGGAACTCTAACAACAAACTTGTATAATTTTGCGTTTCCATCTTTTGAAGTATATGCAACTTGTGCATCTCCTTCAATTTGTCCGATTATATTTACTAAATTCATATGAACTCCTTTTTATTATTCGTCAGACACCTGACATAATATAGTTAAGGAAAAAAATAAAAAAATAACATTAAAAGTTATTTTCTAAAATATCTTTAATTGGTTTGTAACTCTTTCTGTGTATTGGAAGTACCCCAAACTGTTTAGTTTTTTGTAAATGTTCTTTAACACAATATCCTTTATGTAAATCAAAATTATATTTTGGATAAATTTTTGCATAATCAATCATTATGCTATCTCTGGTTGTTTTTGCCAAGATAGAAGCTGCTGCAATGGATTGGCTTAAATCATCACCTTTTATAAAAGCTACACAATTATAGTTATCTATATTTATTTTTTCAGCATCAGTTAAACTTATAATTGGTTTAGGTTTTAAACTAGTGATTGTATTGATCATACCTAACCTACTAGCTTGCTTTGGATTTAATATATCAACATCACCAGCTTCAATTATTTCAATAGCATAACTTATTGCAACTGTTTTAATTTCTTCGCAAAGTATTTCTCTTTGTTTTTTAGATAACTTTTTTGAATCTCTAATTAATGTATTTTCATAATCGCTTGGTAATATAACACTAGCAACAACAACAGGTCCAGCCATTGCTCCTCTTCCAGCTTCGTCACTACCGCTAATAAAATCAGTATTATTTTCTAGTCTAATTTGAGTATCAAATAAAATTCTTGATTTATCTATCATAAATCTGTTATGTCCTCAATAGCTTTTTCATTTCTAACTTTTGAAGCTTTTTCCATTTCTTCTGGAACAACTTCTAAAATTCTTTCATAAGAAACTTTAGTAAATTCATTTCCTATGATATCTCTCATAAATGCATCAATAACACGATCATAATCAAGTAATTCATCATTCATATATCATTTTCTTACTTTTGCTATCATTTCAAAAATAATAAAAGTATCTGCAATTTGAATTGGTCTTTGCAGCCTTGGAGAAATTTTATAATGGTTTTCAATTAATCCTTCATAGTGATTAAACAAGTATTGCATCAATTTTCCTGCAACTCTTTCTTTTGGATAAACATTTTCTCTAATAGAATTAATCGCACATATATTTGTAGCTACTGTTTCATTCTCTAATTTAGCTGGCAAGACTCCAGGTGTATCTAATAAAGAAATAAATTGTGATAAATGAATTAATTGTATTCCTCTTGTTAAACCAGGTTTATTTCCTGCTTTAACACTTTTATTTTTAATTAATCTATTAATAAAGGTTGATTTACCAACATTTGGAATTCCAATAACTAAAACATTAATTAAAGAATTGACCATTCCTTTTGCTTTATCTTTTTCTTGCTTTTCTTTTGTTGCCTTATTAATTAAATCAATTAATGGTTTAACAATATTTTTTTGTTTGTCATCTAATACCATTACAGTATTATTTTTTTTCTCATAATAATCAACTCATTCTTGAGTTACTTTTGGATCAGCAATATCTGCTTTTGATAAAACATATAAAATAGGTTTATTTTTTAATATTTTTGAAAAGGTTAAATTACGAGATGAATATGGAGCACGAGCATCCAAAATCTCAATAACTAAGTCAACCACGGGAATTTTTTCTTCAATGTTTTTTAAAGTCTTATTCATATGACCTGGAAATCAGTTAAATTCTGCACTCATAATTTTTTCTCCTTTTTAATCTTTTTATATTATAACAAATAAAAAAACTCTCATTTAACATGAGAGTTATATTGTTGAATAATTGACAACTATTTTTTATCAGCTTTTGTTGGTAAAATTTCTTTAATTCTTGCAGCTTTACCTGATAATTTTCTGATGTAGTAAATTCTAGCTCTACGTACACGTCCACGTTTAACAATAGTAACTTTATCAATAATTGGTGAATGTAGTGGGAAAGTTCTTTCTACGAATACACCATTTGATAATTTTCTAACAACAACAGAATAAGTAATACCTGAACCTTGAGTTTTGATTACCAATCCTTCAAATGTTTGAATACGGAATTTTTCTCCCTCTTTAATTTTAACGTCAACTTTAATAGTATCCCCTGATGTAAAATCTGGTAAGTCGTTACGTAATTGGTTGTTAATAATATCGTATTTTGATTGTGTTGTTTTTGTTGCTTTTGATGCCATATTATTTATCTCCTTTCGATTTTCTAAGATTTTCTAATAATTGTATTTGTATTTTGTTTAATTTTGATTCATCAATTAAATCTGGTCTTTTATTAAAAGTAGAGATTAATTGTTGCTCGTCTCTTCACTTTTGAATATTAGCGTGGTGTCCACTTAAAAGGACTTCAGGAACTTTGTCTCCCCTATAATCATGGGGTTTTGTATATACTGGATAATCCAATAAATTATTTTCAAAACTTTCTTGTTCATGTGATTCAGTATTTATAACTCCTGGTAGAATTCTAGTAATAGAATCTAACATTATTAATGAAGGCAATTCTCCACCGGTTAACACATAATCACCAATAGAAATTTCAATATCAATATATTTTAATATTCTTTCATCAAAACCTTCATAATGACCACAAATTATAATAATATGGTCATACTCACTTGCAAATGTTTTTGCAATGTTTTGATTTCAAGTCTTCCCTTGTGGAGATGTTAGTATAACTATTGAGTTATCTGTTTTAACTGATTCAATTGCACTAACAACTGGATCACACATTAAAACCATTCCTCTTCCTCCACCAAATTGATACTCGTCTACTTGATTATGAGGCAATGATGTAAAATCTCTAATATCAATAATTTCTAATTCAATCTTTTCTCGCTCTAAAGCTTTTTTAATAATTGATTCAGAAATATAAGACTTAATGATATTTGGAAATAAAGTTAGAATTGAATATTTCATTATTTTAATCCTTCAATGTTTTTTAAAGTTATAATTTTTGATTCATCATCAATGTTTTTACTATACACATCAACTAAAGGTACTCAAAATGCTTTTTCTTCATTTTCAAATAAAACTTTAATTAAATCATGATTACCATTAAACATTGTTTCAATAACTTTGCCATTCTGATTGTTATAAATAACAGAATAGTAAGTTAAATCATAGAATATTGAGAATGCATCATTATCATTTAAATATTTTATTTTCTTGCCTTTAAAGATCTCAACTTCATTAATATGATTATGTTGCTTAAAATAAACAACTAAATAATTCTTTTGCATACTAATTGATTCAACTTGTTTTGGAATAATTACATTATTAGCATTTTCGATAAATAAAAGTTTAATTTCACTTATGTCATTTGCTTCGATGTTTTTTTCTAGAGCTATTTTAACAGCCCCTTTAATACCAAATGTATTTACAATTTTTCCAATAGATAATAAATTTTTATTTTCCATTTTGTGTCCTTGCTAATTTAAAGTGGTTTTAAAACAAATTTTTATTCTGTTTGAATTATTTCTTGTTAGCAAGTTTTGCTTCGTGTAATGCTTTCATTACACCTTGTTTTGATAATAATTCTCTAACAGTTTCAGTTGGTTGAGCTCCGTTTTGTAATCATTTTAAAGCTAACTCGTTGTTAATTTTAATTTCTGATTTTAATGGGTCAAATGTTCCAATTAATTCTATGTATTGACCATTACGGTTAACTCTTGAATCAGCAGCTACTATTCTGTAGAAAGGCGCTTGTTTTTTACCAATTCTTTTTAATCTAATTTTTACCATGTTTCCTCCTATAATTTTTAAAACCTTATTTAATTTTACTAAAAATAAAAAAGGTGTCAAGTAAAACTACTTAACTTCCCTTATTTTTTATTTATATCTATGATTTATCGGTCTCATTCTTCATTCAACAATACTAAATATTGAGAATGCTACGCTATATCTTAAGATATTTCAAGCAAATATTGATAAACCTATAGCAAAGTTAATATCACCTACATTTTCAAGTTTACCATCAGAATGATCATGTCCTTCATGAAATAATTGCATTGTGTGGTTGTGAACATGATCATGATGAGATGTTAAGCCATCAAGATACATACCTAATACAAACATACCTGTTGTAATGATTGATGCTAATAATATCATTACGGGAATAGGAGTAAATCTTTTTAATCTTGCTTTTGTTTTATCAGTATCTCTGTGTATTGGGGAATTGTTAAATACTACGTTAAATACAGCTCATACCATTCAGACTATTAATACATTTTGAGGTGCTTCTATTACAGTTGATCAAATTCCATGTTCTCCACCATGAATTCCAAAATGAATAAAAGGGTTTAATAATCCAATAATTGATGAAAATATTGGCCCTAATGTTGCTATTGATATACATATGAACGCAATATCCAAAAATCTAAAGTCAATTCATAACTGACCTGAACCTACTGGTAATGCAACTTTTTCAAAGAAAATATCTAAAGCGCTCACTGTCGCTGTTAAAGCTAAAAATACAGAAGTTAATACCATTTTATAAATAAGTCTTCTTCTTGACATTTTAAATTCAACCGACAATTTAAATTCATTTTTTTCAATATGATCATGACCTCCTTTTTCATCAAAATGATGAATACCATGATAATGATCTTCTTTTCTATGTTCTTTTTTGTTTATTTCTTCTTCTTCAAGCAAACTTATATCTTTTAAATAAGTACCAAATTCTTTTTTTTCTCTTTTCATGTTTTCTCCTAATTTATAAAAATTATAAATAAGAAATATAACTTTTTCAAGTAAATATTAAAAAATAAATTAATATAAGATAAAATAAAAAAAGAAAAGAGGAAAATATATATGTCAAAAAACAATGTATTAGATATGATCGTTGAAATTCCTAAAGGTTCATCTAATAAATATGAAGTAGATGCAAAAACAGGAAGAATTATTTTAGATAGAGTTTTATATGGTGCAAACTTTTATCCAGGCGAATATGGAATGGTTGAAAACACACTAGACTGAGATGGAGATCCATTAGATGTTATTAGTTTATGTACTTACCCTACAATGCCTGGTGTTCAAGTAAGCGTTAGAATTTTAGGATCAATTAAAATGATTGATGCCGGAGAAATTGATACTAAATTATTTGGAGTTTTTAATGATGACCCAAGATTTAGTTCATATGAAAAATTAGAAGATGTACCTCAACATTTACGCGATGAAATTGAAAACTTCTTCTTACAATACAAAGCTTTACAAAAAAAATCAGTAAAAATTAATGGTTGAGGAACTTTAGAAGAAGCAATTGAAGAATTACATGAATGTAAAGAAAGATTTATTGAATATAAAGACAGACTTGAAGCTGGTGAAAGAGATTTAATTTTATCTGAGTGAAAAGCAAAGGGAATTGGGCAAGGATAATTAATAAATAATTACCAAAAAATATGAAAGCAATATTTAAAAATAATTTTAAGTATTTAGTTTTAATTTCATTAACTTTATCATTTCTATTAAATTTTCTTTTAATAATTACTGTTTATTTTTTAGGAAATTTAAATATAAGTGGTTTTAATAAGTCTCTTTTTATAGAATTTGAAACACCTACCTTTTTGGTTAGTGAAGCTTTTAGAATTATTGTATACATTTATTTAATTTATAAACTTGTAATTTCAATACGCAATGGTGAAGAATTTAAAATTAAATTTGCAGTTTATATATTATTGTTAATTTTTGTAGTTATACCTTATATTGAGCATTTTCAAACATTTGATAGTTCTTTTTTAAATGATTATTTTGATTCTCATTTAAATTCTAATTCTATCAGTAGAGAAGAATTTCTTAAAGTAAGTAAAAATAAATTATTAATTTTTAATATTATTTCATCTATTATTTTAATTTTAATAATTTTTCGTTTTGTGTTATACACAATACATATATTAAATGTTTTAAAAGTTAAAAGAGAAGTCAAAAATATCGAAGAAAGAGGTTATTAAGCCTCTTTTTTTACATATAAACAAAAGGTCCAACTCATTTTGCATTTTCTCAAAAATGTGCATTTTTAATCAAGGGTAAATAACTTATTTTAATGTTTTGTGCATAAGTTCTGGCACTAACAAAATCTTGAACATATTCTTCTAAAGCTAATTTAACTAATGAACTAATTTCATTACTGTAACTATATTCAATAGCTTCTTTCACTTTAAGTGAAAAAAAGTATGACATTATCATTGAAATAAAACCTATAAAGAAAAAAACTGAGAACATCGGTATTTTTCAAATTCATAAAATAATTTTATCTACATTTTCACTTGATCTACCGCTCATATAGCCAAACAAGATGCAATTCATTAATAAACATATACACATTAACGCTAGTGACAGGAAAGGAATAGTTACCAATAACCATTTATATCCTCTAACTAATCAATTTTTTTCATTTATTTTTGATGCTATTCATAACCTAGAGATAATATAATCAATTTCATAACCAACTGATTCAAATATTTTTTTAGATATTACAATTTGTTTCTTGCTTTTATTTAAATTTCTAAATAAATTAATATAATTTTCAGTATCTGCATAAATAATTTCATAATCAACTAAATGATATATTCTTTTAAACTGTTCAATTATTCTTTCTATTTCTTTAGAACTAATAACATCGTTATATGAATTGATTCTTGGCACTTGATAATTCATGTAAGCTCTATTGAAATACAACACCGAAAAGAGCAACGATATCATCACAATAAAGTTAACTATTAATAGCATTAAATTTATAATAAATAAACTATCCATATTATCACCTATATTGATTATAAAAAAAATAACACCTAAGTGTTATAAAAATATTTTTATTAATTTATTATATTTTCGAGAATTAAATCGCTTTTACCTAAATTGCATCTTTTACATAATGTTCATAAATTTGATAAATCTGAATTTCCACCTTTTGCAATAGGAACTTTATGATCAATATGTAGTACAAGTGAACTATCATTTTTCTTTGATTCACCGCAGACTTGACACGTTAAATTATCTCTATTAAGAATTTGAATGCGAACTCTATCACTGACAAGGCTTCTTTCATATCTTCTCCTAAATTCTTCTGAAGATCTTTTTGCTTTTTCTTTTTCGACACTTTCTAACATATCAAATATTTGTTCAAAAGTTTTAATCATATTTTCTCTGTAACTATTTCTTCCAGCAGGTGTCACATATCCTTTTGATAAGTTAATATTGAAATCAACAGCAGGTTTCATATAATTAGAAAAATAAATTTCTTTTTCATATTTGTAAAATTTTTTAGGTTTAATTTTTGAAGTCAAGATAATTTCTAAATTTGTTTGAGCAAATGATTCATTAATTTCTTTTTCATATTCTTTTTTAAATTGTCTGTTAGCTATTATAGTTCCAACAATATTTCTAATTTGAATTTCATTTTCATATAAATAATTATAGCAAGCGCTATATAGGCAAAAATTATCATAAGTTTTTTTACCATTAAAGTGATTGAATTGAAGCACTATGTGTCTAGCATTTAGTTCTTTAAATCTTTCTTTATAAACTGAATCAATTTCATTTCTTTTTTTTATTGCTTCGCTTAATCCAATTATTTTATCTCTTATTTTTTTAGCTTTATGAGAAAAACAAGAGGAAATTACTACTATTAAAATTAAACATATTAGAAGAAATCCTATAATAAATAAACTATCCATTTTATCACCTATAATTGTTATTTAATTAAATAGCTGCATTATGATATACGTTTTGTACATCTTCTAATTCATCAAGCTTATCTAATAATATTTGTAATTGTTGTTTTAATTCACTATCTGCAACTTCAATGTAATCATCAGTTGGAATTAATTTAATTTCTGATATTAAGTATTCTTCAATTCCTAATTCATCTAATGAATGTTTAACAGCATTAAATGATTTATAAGGAGCGGTGACAATTACCATGTCTTCTTCAACTTCTACATCATTTACATCAACTTCACTCAACATTAATTGTTCAAGTATTTCTTCTTCTGTTTTACCTTTAAAGGCAAACATTGAAACTTCTTCAAACATAAATGCAACTTTTCCTTCTGGATTTCCATTATTTTTA is a genomic window containing:
- the rpsP gene encoding 30S ribosomal protein S16, producing MVKIRLKRIGKKQAPFYRIVAADSRVNRNGQYIELIGTFDPLKSEIKINNELALKWLQNGAQPTETVRELLSKQGVMKALHEAKLANKK
- a CDS encoding DUF4779 domain-containing protein; translated protein: MKREKKEFGTYLKDISLLEEEEINKKEHRKEDHYHGIHHFDEKGGHDHIEKNEFKLSVEFKMSRRRLIYKMVLTSVFLALTATVSALDIFFEKVALPVGSGQLWIDFRFLDIAFICISIATLGPIFSSIIGLLNPFIHFGIHGGEHGIWSTVIEAPQNVLIVWMVWAVFNVVFNNSPIHRDTDKTKARLKRFTPIPVMILLASIITTGMFVLGMYLDGLTSHHDHVHNHTMQLFHEGHDHSDGKLENVGDINFAIGLSIFAWNILRYSVAFSIFSIVEWRMRPINHRYK
- the trmD gene encoding tRNA (guanosine(37)-N1)-methyltransferase TrmD, which codes for MKYSILTLFPNIIKSYISESIIKKALEREKIELEIIDIRDFTSLPHNQVDEYQFGGGRGMVLMCDPVVSAIESVKTDNSIVILTSPQGKTWNQNIAKTFASEYDHIIIICGHYEGFDERILKYIDIEISIGDYVLTGGELPSLIMLDSITRILPGVINTESHEQESFENNLLDYPVYTKPHDYRGDKVPEVLLSGHHANIQKWRDEQQLISTFNKRPDLIDESKLNKIQIQLLENLRKSKGDK
- the ylqF gene encoding ribosome biogenesis GTPase YlqF; protein product: MSAEFNWFPGHMNKTLKNIEEKIPVVDLVIEILDARAPYSSRNLTFSKILKNKPILYVLSKADIADPKVTQEWVDYYEKKNNTVMVLDDKQKNIVKPLIDLINKATKEKQEKDKAKGMVNSLINVLVIGIPNVGKSTFINRLIKNKSVKAGNKPGLTRGIQLIHLSQFISLLDTPGVLPAKLENETVATNICAINSIRENVYPKERVAGKLMQYLFNHYEGLIENHYKISPRLQRPIQIADTFIIFEMIAKVRKWYMNDELLDYDRVIDAFMRDIIGNEFTKVSYERILEVVPEEMEKASKVRNEKAIEDITDLW
- a CDS encoding ABC transporter ATP-binding protein, which translates into the protein MDREEQQMLDNEKLNESSTPQVRVSRWLKKSDLNTELEANKSKKKKSSYIGLLIRYMKKNKLWTTLMLISVIILSIASAMTPKIIEQMSAAVLVEKTGEVLPKWWGLNFNTLLGIEIAIILFMALATFVSQWTAGMLGKKIEVDLRNDLNKKLVSMDMSYYSDKKIGEILTKVVSDTQIIGEQTGIIPITFLNGILTTIASIIVMSTISGPLTIVLFSVFLVMFIIFAVLFIPMKPIAYKTRKIVTEVNGDVTDRISNVKLIKASGTEKYEENRFIEKHVPYFEQSTHMNYYQAMILSLIFLIINAIETIMIIATVLIYDANDVAAVLPGMISASALMIGPLMSFLRVLVGLTQSNVASKRIGEILEQEPRFNNHFEDKEGVVIDKIQGNIYFRDVAFAYPEKPTELILPKFDFTFEQGKSYAFVGTTGAGKSTISKLLLRFYDPTIGQVLINENIDLKDVVLSSYLDKVGYVEQEPAIFLGNVYDNVRYGRFEATDKQVVAACKKAELHDLIMSWPDGYDTILGERGFMLSGGQKQRLVIARMFLKNPQLLILDEATSALDNIVEKEIQAKLNELMKGRTSVTIAHRLSTIKNVDEILVLAPKQGIVQRGTFNELKKVPGHFKDLYDAGNSKNDGKGVVNNEQQ
- the rplS gene encoding 50S ribosomal protein L19: MASKATKTTQSKYDIINNQLRNDLPDFTSGDTIKVDVKIKEGEKFRIQTFEGLVIKTQGSGITYSVVVRKLSNGVFVERTFPLHSPIIDKVTIVKRGRVRRARIYYIRKLSGKAARIKEILPTKADKK
- a CDS encoding single-stranded DNA-binding protein, translated to MNLVNIIGQIEGDAQVAYTSKDGNAKLYKFVVRVPNSYKSKTGKNEDDLINVKAWSSAINDEFALHDQAVVGIEARIHSSINKESANVFNEIIANRIMYLN
- a CDS encoding YebC/PmpR family DNA-binding transcriptional regulator gives rise to the protein MGRAHEVRAASMAKTAAKKSAANGRASKEIYMAAKAGGTDPSSNLALRALIDKAKSNQIPKEVIDRAVKRASGGDAENYVSNRYEGMGPGNTAIIVDALTSNVNRAAANIREVFNKNNGNPEGKVAFMFEEVSMFAFKGKTEEEILEQLMLSEVDVNDVEVEEDMVIVTAPYKSFNAVKHSLDELGIEEYLISEIKLIPTDDYIEVADSELKQQLQILLDKLDELEDVQNVYHNAAI
- a CDS encoding inorganic diphosphatase, with the translated sequence MSKNNVLDMIVEIPKGSSNKYEVDAKTGRIILDRVLYGANFYPGEYGMVENTLDWDGDPLDVISLCTYPTMPGVQVSVRILGSIKMIDAGEIDTKLFGVFNDDPRFSSYEKLEDVPQHLRDEIENFFLQYKALQKKSVKINGWGTLEEAIEELHECKERFIEYKDRLEAGERDLILSEWKAKGIGQG
- a CDS encoding HNH endonuclease, whose protein sequence is MDSLFIIGFLLICLILIVVISSCFSHKAKKIRDKIIGLSEAIKKRNEIDSVYKERFKELNARHIVLQFNHFNGKKTYDNFCLYSACYNYLYENEIQIRNIVGTIIANRQFKKEYEKEINESFAQTNLEIILTSKIKPKKFYKYEKEIYFSNYMKPAVDFNINLSKGYVTPAGRNSYRENMIKTFEQIFDMLESVEKEKAKRSSEEFRRRYERSLVSDRVRIQILNRDNLTCQVCGESKKNDSSLVLHIDHKVPIAKGGNSDLSNLWTLCKRCNLGKSDLILENIIN
- a CDS encoding ribonuclease HII, which produces MIDKSRILFDTQIRLENNTDFISGSDEAGRGAMAGPVVVASVILPSDYENTLIRDSKKLSKKQREILCEEIKTVAISYAIEIIEAGDVDILNPKQASRLGMINTITSLKPKPIISLTDAEKINIDNYNCVAFIKGDDLSQSIAAASILAKTTRDSIMIDYAKIYPKYNFDLHKGYCVKEHLQKTKQFGVLPIHRKSYKPIKDILENNF
- a CDS encoding DNA-processing protein DprA, giving the protein MDNVLLYFSLKYHGDWEQIYDALDRKEKIETQNLIQVPNSIPNNFISIINPLYPNNLKQIMKPAFIIYYLGNISLLQNYFQTIFISSSENIDEYNIMAIKKIIADLIKENRTILISDESKFDKQLIDFIIAEQGKLIIITKKPLQKFIESEFWNKNKNVDYADFLVISEYEESNSFKYKSINNKNEMNIRIINGLSKAVVFLEHSNFSEIEPLFNAVVNENKPCFAIPQNLKKFKSSSNNLLKNGAKLLESAADILNQI
- a CDS encoding ribosome maturation factor RimM yields the protein MENKNLLSIGKIVNTFGIKGAVKIALEKNIEANDISEIKLLFIENANNVIIPKQVESISMQKNYLVVYFKQHNHINEVEIFKGKKIKYLNDNDAFSIFYDLTYYSVIYNNQNGKVIETMFNGNHDLIKVLFENEEKAFWVPLVDVYSKNIDDESKIITLKNIEGLK